A part of Oncorhynchus kisutch isolate 150728-3 unplaced genomic scaffold, Okis_V2 scaffold3147, whole genome shotgun sequence genomic DNA contains:
- the LOC116371378 gene encoding uncharacterized protein LOC116371378, with translation MDSDESRASASSQQTEIDWSRERQTYQSLDYGSAPLTGNSSINHNMPEVTPNLHANLIQPGSIVFSLLSSSEPTLQQVSRFEAAFSILEENRVEVAFSRLEENRVEVAFRRLEENRVEVAFSIPEENRMEAAFSILEENRVEVAFSILEDNRVEAAFSILEDNRVEAAFSRLEENMVEENRVEAAFSRLEENMVEDNRVEAAFSRLEENMVEENRVEAAFSRLEENMVEENRVEAAFSRLEENRVEAAFSRLEENRVEENRVEAAFSWLEENMVEVSFRRLEENRVEVAFSILEENRMEAAFSILEENRVEVAFSILEDNRVEAAFSRLEENRVEVAFSRLEENRVEAAFSRLEENMVEENRVEAAFSRLEENRVEAAFSWLEENRVESAFSRLEENMVEAAFSRLEENSKESSVSVKSPAITNTGLVQVKICSEGEQ, from the coding sequence atGGATTCAGACGAGTCTAGAGCCTCAGCCAGTTCccaacagacagagatagactggagtagagagagacagacgtacCAGAGCCTAGACTATGGTTCAGCACCTCTAACAGGGAACAGCAGTATCAACCATAACATGCCAGAGGTAACCCCTAACCTCCATGCTAACCTCATCCAGCCTGGTAGTATAGTATTCAGTCTGCTGTCTTCCTCGGAGCCCACTCTACAACAGGTCAGCAGATTTGAGGCAGCTTTCAGCATACTGGAGGAGAACAGGGTGGAGGTAGCCTTCAGCAGGCTGGAGGAGAACAGGGTGGAGGTAGCCTTCAGGAGACTGGAGGAGAACAGGGTGGAGGTAGCCTTCAGCATACCGGAGGAGAACAGGATGGAGGCAGCCTTCAGCATACTGGAGGAGAACAGGGTGGAGGTAGCCTTCAGCATACTGGAGGACAACAGGGTGGAGGCAGCCTTCAGCATACTGGAGGACAACAGGGTGGAGGCAGCCTTCAGCAGGCTGGAGGAGAACATGGTGGAGGAGAACAGGGTGGAGGCAGCCTTCAGCAGGCTGGAGGAGAACATGGTGGAGGATAACAGGGTGGAGGCAGCCTTCAGCAGGCTGGAGGAGAACATGGTAGAGGAGAACAGGGTGGAGGCAGCCTTCAGCAGGCTTGAGGAGAACATGGTGGAGGAGAACAGGGTGGAGGCAGCCTTCAGCAGGCTGGAGGAGAACAGGGTGGAGGCAGCCTTCAGCAGGCTGGAGGAGAACAGGGTGGAGGAGAACAGGGTAGAGGCAGCCTTCAGCTGGCTGGAGGAGAACATGGTGGAGGTATCCTTCAGGAGACTGGAGGAGAACAGGGTGGAGGTAGCCTTCAGCATACTGGAGGAGAACAGGATGGAGGCAGCCTTCAGCATACTGGAGGAGAACAGGGTGGAGGTAGCCTTCAGCATACTGGAGGACAACAGGGTGGAGGCAGCCTTCAGCAGGCTGGAGGAGAACAGGGTGGAGGTAGCCTTCAGCAGGCTGGAGGAGAACAGGGTGGAGGCAGCCTTCAGCAGGCTGGAGGAGAACATGGTGGAGGAGAACAGGGTGGAGGCAGCCTTCAGCAGGCTGGAGGAGAACAGGGTGGAAGCAGCCTTCAGCTGGCTGGAGGAGAACAGGGTGGAGTCAGCCTTCAGCAGGCTGGAGGAGAACATGGTGGAGGCAGCCTTCAGCAGGCTGGAGGAGAACAGTAAAGAGAGCTCTGTCTCTGTCAAGAGTCCAGCAATAACCAATACAGGACTGGTTCAGGTGAAAATatgcagtgaaggagagcagTAG